CTCCCCCAAACATCCTTTGTCCTGACTGCCTCACTGCTAAACCTCTTGTCAAAGCCACGGGCCCAGCTGACCTGGGCCTAGCTCCCAGGAGCTGGCACTGATCCTCCGGTCTCTGTTTTTGTGCAGCTTTGATGTCTGTGAAGGAGATGGCAAAGGGCATCACCTACGACGATCCGATTAAAACCAGGTGCGCTCCATGGGGATACATTGGCTGTCGGATTGCATCAGCTCTGTGCGAGCTGAAGGAAACTCAAGGCAGTGTGAACTAGTGGCTTGAGTACTAGACTGGGGATTGGGAGCCTTGGTTTTATTTTTGGCACTGGCAGCTGGGTGCTTGGACAAGCTATTTCCTCTgtccctcactttccccatctgtaaaatttggGTGGTGACCCTGATTTCTTCTGTAGCAGGCTGTGAGGTCCATGCTGTAGCAGAGCTAGGTATTCTTGTCACTTACTGCACTGCAGGCCACActgggggtccttccactctactctgctctggttaggcctcagctggagtattgtgtccagttctgggcaccgcatttcaagaaagatgttgctcttctctggaccctctccaatttctccacaagaatgattaaaggtcttgagaacatgacctatgaaggaaggctgaaagaattgggtttgtttagtttggaaaagagaagactgagaggggacatgatagcagttttcaggtatctaaaagggtgtcataaggaggagggagaaaacttgttcaccttagcctctgaggatagaacaagaagcaatgggcttaaactgcagcaagggaggtctaggttggacattaggaaaaagttcctaactgtcagggtggttaaacactggaataaactgcctagggaggttgtggaatctccatctctggagatatttaagagtaggttagataaatgtctatcagggatggtctagatagtatttggtcctgccatgcgggcaggggactggactcgatgacctctcgaggtcccttccagccctagaatctatgaatagtgGTAGCAAATGCTCCTGCAAACTGCTAGCCTTGGGCTAAGTGCTGAGCCTCGGGGGGAGCTccagtgcagggagcaggagcCAAATCTCCCCACATACCAGCGCCATGGAACCCGCCTTCTGTGCTGGAGCCAGCTTTAGCGGTTCTCCCTGGGCCTTAGCTGCGGGCCTGCAGATGCGAGGCCATGGAATTGCCTCCGAATTCACTCCCGCTGCATACTTGTGCTCCACGCTGACCGGTCATTTCAAAATGGCTAGACCGTGCGATTCCAGAGCAAATCTCAAAAGGTGCTGCCTGCTtgaatctgcagagagcctgaaagagTAGCTCAGGGAGTTCTGACCTGCCCCAGTCAGTTCATTCAGGGTCCCATGGACTCCACAGTTCTTTGGCTGTGGAGCCTGGCATTTTCCCAAGATGCCCTGCGATTCACCCTTCTGCTGTAGCCAGGTGCCCAGCACGGTGTGGTACTGTTTACTGTGTGTATTGTGGTAACACACAGGGGGCCTCGGTTGtggctcagggccccattgtgctaggctctgcccACACACACGTGTTGTGTCTGTCGGGCTCAGCTGTGCGCACTGTCCCACGGtcggagcagcagggctgggggctctgggagtGAGAGCTGGAGCCTGCTCTCCAGCTGGGGAATTGGGAAGGCAGACACGTGTGCTGGCGAGATAGGCAGCCTAGAGAGCAATGCAGCATCTGAGGCCTAGAGAGCTGGCGAGATAAGCCGCTGAGGGCTACAGCTCCTTCCCTGGCCTGTGGGGGGGACCAGGCCCCGCCGGGGGTATAACAGAAGCACGGCCCTGGGAAATACTCCTCAATAACTTGTATCCCAGGGGGTGCGTTAACCTGAGCGCCTCCCTGGGAGCGAAGGATATTCCAGCCTTGGCCATGGAATTAGGGTTGATGCTGCAGAGTGGAGCAGTTGCTCCCACTGTGCCCCAGCGCACATGGGAGCCGGGCCGCAGCACACCGGAGCGCCAGGCGGTGCCTGGCCATTCTGCTCGGGGGCTGACAGTTCAGTTGCTCTGCTCTGGAAGTGGGCCGTGTGGGTGGATGCTGAGGGATGCAGGCTTGGGGTTGTGTCCTCCCTTCGTGGGTGGCCCCAGCTTTTGCATTAGTGCTATTGGAGCCTGGAATTCTGAGGGGCTCGGGCCTCTGTCTGGGGGATCGGCGGGTACGCAGCTGGGCCGGTCCACCTGCTGCCTGCCCAAGCAAAGCAGCGTTCAGCTCTGGGTGCACCCGCGAGTGCAGCTCAGTCAGTTTGGTTTTCCCTTTCCTTGctgaccctcctcccccgccctctcCTCAGCTGGAAGGCGCCGCATTACATCCTGGGCATGTCGGAGGCACGGCACGACCGCGTGCGCAGAAAGTACCACGTCCTGGTGGAGGGCGAGGGCATCCCCCCACCCATCAAGAGCTTCAAGGAAATGAAGTTCCCGGCAGGTGacttggggcagggaggagttgtCAGGGGGAGGCACCTTGGTGTGTAGTGCCTGGAGGTCACAGATCCAATTGCGGGGACCCAGCCAGGCCCCCCGAGCTGCTGGTCTGGAGGCAAGGCCTGGGGGGTGCCACTGACGAAACAAATGCTATTGGCAACTGGGTGGAGGGGAGGTGGGTCACAGCCCCACGTCCGGCCACTTTTGTGCTGCTaacgcccccctccctccacgtTCTGTTCACAGCTATCCTGAGAGGCCTGAAGAAAAAGGGAATCCAGCAGCCGACCCCCATCCAGATCCAGGGCATCCCCACCATGTGAGTGCTGCCTTTCCCGGCTCTGGGAgtgctgcctgctccatggcCAGCGGGGTGAGCTGGACACCCTGCCCCGGTGATGCACCATCTGCCGCCTCCCTGGGCAGGGCACGGCCCTGCCTGGGAACGCACAGGGGCCGGCACAGGGCTCCTCGCTGCGTTGGAGTCTCTTCCCGCTGACCCGCTCCCCGTGTCTCCTGCAGCCTGTCCGGCAGGGACATGATCGGCATCGCATTCACTGGCTCAGGGAAAACCCTGGTGTTCACGCTCCCCGTCATCATGTTCTGCCTGGAGCAGGAGAAACGGCTGCCATTCTCCAAGAGAGAGGGACCCTATGGACTCATCATCTGCCCCTCTGTAAGTGTGCTTGGCTCACGCGGGCGGGTCTGAGCCGGGGGCTTGCTGGGGTGATGTCAGATCTGGGCATCAGCGAAGAGAGGCGGGCGTAGTGGGGGATAATGGACTCTCTTCTCTCTGCAGAGGGAGCTGGCCAGGCAGACCCACGGCATCCTTGAGTACTACTGCCGCCTGCTGCATGAGGACAGCCTGCCCCTGCTGCGCTGTGCCCTCTGCATCGGGGGCATGTCCGTCAAGGAGCAGATGGAGACTATCAAACAGTAAGTCCTGCTCCGGGCGGACCTGCGGGCAATACCCTTCCCTCCCTGTGTGGGCACCCCCGGGAGGAGTGCATGCAGCAGCCTGTCTCACTGGGCGCTGCATCTCCTCAGGCCTGCTTGGGAGCCGGGTTCTGAGCCTGCAGCCTCGGCACCCTGCAGGAGGGGATCAGTCTGAGGCGAAGGTgagaaggctggggtgggggctgggcacggTGGCCGCCAGCAGCATGCAGCTGGGACATGCGGTGTGGTGTGCTGGGTTCCTGGCGAGGTGGGCAGCTCGCGGGGCCCTTCCTCCCCTCAGCCAGATTGCGCAGAAGCCCTGacgcctgcctgccctgccctgcagcggTGTGCACATGATGGTGGCTACCCCGGGCCGCCTCATGGACCTGCTGCAGAAGAAGATGGTGAGCCTGGACATCTGTCGCTACCTGGCCCTGGATGAGGCCGACAGGATGATCGACATGGGCTTCGAAGGAGACATCCGCACCATCTTCTCTTACTTCAAGGTAGCTGGCGGGTAGCGGAGGTGTGAGTGCAGGGCAGCCTTTGCCCTGAAGGGTTTAATTCCCTTGTTCCCAGTCCCTGGCCTGGCCCACTCAGGAGCCCGGAGGTGTGTGTTGCCAGCACAGCTCTCCACCTGCCCGGGGAACGCTGCGCCCAGCTCCTGGCCGGGGCCTCGCTGGTTGGTGTGGAgtgccagggtcctggctggcAGGACTAATGGTTTCCTTGTCAGgtcccagctgccccagccctgggctgcctccTGCAGCTTCTCACTGTGGGTAACGGCTTTGGCCTCCCAGCCCTTGGCACTGTATTTCTGCCCTGTCTCACGCCGGCTGTCCCATGTGCCCCTTTGTCAGGGCTCTGGTCGCACCGtgtactgccccagccctgctggcacAAAGCTGTTCTCCAAGGGCCCCTGTGTAGGGAGTCCGGGGTGCCTGCCAGCACCCACTGGCTGTTGCTGAGCTCCGCTTCCCCCATTCGTGTATTGGCTGAATGGCCGTGCTAACCTCCCTACCCTTGGCTCTCGGTCCAGGGCCAGAGGCAGACCCTTCTCTTCAGTGCCACCATGCCCAAGAAGATCCAGAACTTTGCCAAGAGTGCCCTGGTGAAGCCCATCACCATCAATGTGGGacgagctggagctgccagcctgGATGTCATACAGGTGAGTtcccaaatgccctgtgctggaCCCCAGCATGGCTGGGTCCCGCTGGCCCTGCCAGAATCCACGGTCTGCCAGAGGGGTTTGCTCTGAGCCCTGCGACCTGTGCCTCCCAGACAGTCCCGGCCCTGTGCGTATTCTCCCAGCTCCCTCACCTCTCTGACCGGAGCCCTGTGCTTGTGTTCAGGAAGTGGAGTATGTGAAGGAGGAAGCCAAGATGGTGTACCTGCTAGAGTGCCTGCAGAAGACCCCGCCGCCCGTGAGTACCGCACACCGGCTGCCCCAGGGACTGTAGCTGCTCCTGCTCGTGGAAGGCCGTCCTGATGCAGGCCACTCTTCCTGGCCCTGTGGCTCGccatggagtggggaggggagtgaacGAGACCATGCCCAGGCCCTTCAGGATCCACAGCACTCCTTGCTGTGCCCAGGCTCTCAGCTGCAGACCTTGCGGCCAGCGGCTCCGCTGTCAGGGCGCTGGTCGGTTCTGTGCAGCGCGGGGGGCGAGAGTCCGATGGGGGTCTCTGTGCTGACGCTGGCCCTGTGGCAGGTGCTGATCTTTGCGGAGAAGAAGGCTGACGTGGACGCGATCCACGAGTACCTGCTGCTCAAGGGCGTGGAAGCGGTGGCCATTCACGGAGGGAAAGGTCAGTGAGAGCTGCTGGAGAGCAGTGCTGCCCCCAGGCGGCCagccccagcatgcactgcttcgGGGATCCCAGCCTGAGCACAGGGTGAAACATCCAATCTGATTGAGGCTATTTGATGCCAGTCAGGTGCATTCCCCAGGGGATTGGTAGCCAGGGCCGCGAAGCGCCCGTGCAGTGGCTGGAACAGCCGTGGCTGGGACAGCCGTGGCTGGGAGGTGTAAGTCGCTCAGCTTGGGCAGCTTGTCGCCGAGAAGGATGCTTGGCGACTGGATCCCCGCGGAAAGGCTCCCCCAGAGCGGGGTGCTCCACAGCCTGGCTGACAAAGGCATCCCCAGAGAAAGTTAGATCAGGCCTTGCCAGGAGAGGTCATTTCCCAGCTGTGGGGGTCATAGAGCTTTTACCAGGGGAGCTGATGGACTCACCATTTCTTGGAGTCTGGAAGGTGAGGTTAGATGGTTTAAAAAGTTAGGCTTGAATCCAGCTTCTGGGGGAAATCCCCCAGCCTGCATGCCTGGGGTGTTGGGCTGGATGGTCaccgtggtcccttctggccatggacTCTGAGTTGCCCTgtgttgtccccccccccccgctcccccaatGGCCCATGGAGGGGGTGAGTTGCACGCATGGCCCTCAACGTGCTCAGAACCCTGCCCCTCTGCATTAAGATAATGACTATTCCAGTCTCAGGCTTCAGGGCATCAATTGGTCACCTGTGGGGGTCAGGCAGGAGATTTTTCTGTTGGTGCACAATTGCCTAGATGTATTCTGGGGTTTTCTCACCTTCCTCTGGGGTACCAGGGATcggccacagctggagacagggcaCCTCCCAGGTGGACCAGTGCTCCGAGGTGGTGTCTGCATGCCAgactggtgggtcttgctgacatgctcTGGGTTTGGGCTCGAGAAGGAATTTCTCTCTAGGTCAGATTGGCTGGGAACTAAGGGCTTCTTTGCTGGGAGCATGCCATGGAATCCAGCTGACTGCCCcgaggggagcgggggagcaggaggcagctgCAGGCGGGTCCTGGCAAGACAGGGGTAGGAAGGCAAAGCATCAGGCACCTGGCAGCAGAAATGGTGCAGCCCAGAGTGTGAAAGGGCAGGGGTGGGATCCCCTCTCAAAGCTAGCAATTCTGGCTCTCAGCAGACTCAAGCAGGTAGCACTGCACCAGCTCAGCCTCTGTTCACAGTCCTCAGCCGGTTGCCACAGCCCTGCGGGTAGAAACGTAATGGCTTTGAACgaaagcaggggctgtggggccctgAGATGGCTTCTGAGGAATGCCTGTAG
Above is a window of Emys orbicularis isolate rEmyOrb1 chromosome 8, rEmyOrb1.hap1, whole genome shotgun sequence DNA encoding:
- the DDX41 gene encoding probable ATP-dependent RNA helicase DDX41; the encoded protein is MEGGSERKRPREEAAEASGPSGEEDEGYEPYVPVKQRKQEMLQKLLQMRRKGVLDEEQRDSSSEHRGDEDDIPLGPQSNVSLLDQHQHLKEKAEARKESAKEKQLKEEEKILESVAEGRALMSVKEMAKGITYDDPIKTSWKAPHYILGMSEARHDRVRRKYHVLVEGEGIPPPIKSFKEMKFPAAILRGLKKKGIQQPTPIQIQGIPTILSGRDMIGIAFTGSGKTLVFTLPVIMFCLEQEKRLPFSKREGPYGLIICPSRELARQTHGILEYYCRLLHEDSLPLLRCALCIGGMSVKEQMETIKHGVHMMVATPGRLMDLLQKKMVSLDICRYLALDEADRMIDMGFEGDIRTIFSYFKGQRQTLLFSATMPKKIQNFAKSALVKPITINVGRAGAASLDVIQEVEYVKEEAKMVYLLECLQKTPPPVLIFAEKKADVDAIHEYLLLKGVEAVAIHGGKDQEERTKAIEAFRDGKKDVLVATDVASKGLDFPAIQHVINYDMPEEIENYVHRIGRTGRSGNTGIATTFINKACDESVLMDLKALLLEAKQKVPPVLQVLHCGDETMLDIGGERGCAFCGGLGHRITDCPKLEAMQTKQVSNIGRKDYLAHSSMDF